One window of Phycodurus eques isolate BA_2022a chromosome 17, UOR_Pequ_1.1, whole genome shotgun sequence genomic DNA carries:
- the LOC133415912 gene encoding solute carrier family 22 member 4-like, with amino-acid sequence MWDYDGSVAFLGTWGRFQLMVFFLLCSTILPNGTGSFSLVFITDTPRHRCRITELNLSQEWREAAVPLEVVDGEPQPSSCRRYRLDLLRNLSAGGLLPGLDVNLSSLEQEDCVDGWVYGTEVYQSTVVSEFDQPLTATIFFLGVLVGSFFSGVLADRFGRKMVLFATIIIQAVFTLVQIAAPSWEVFCLFLFCSGLGNISNYVSCFILGTEILTGNARVIYSSAAASLGFTLGYMTLPLFAYFLRSWKTLLLAIGLPGLFYIPLWWVLPESPMWLLSQGRVMEAEAIVKKAAKMNRLVAPEKIFGDFELNANEESPVERYTILDLVTKRSTAMTTVLLCWVWFTLNICYFGLSLNTSQLHADPYISCFLSAVVEMPAYVSCSLAIRYLPRRLAVVAAFLTMGLALLFIQLVPQSILGLAVALEMLGKFAATAGTSLLYAFTAELYPTGLRNTASGTCVMVSRTGSCLAPFLIQMNIYFKYLPYITLGTLAMLSVLATLFLPETFRRPLPGTLEQMQKRQRIICPDICRHKTSKSINVFERQL; translated from the exons ATGTGGGACTACGATGGCAGCGTGGCCTTCCTGGGGACGTGGGGTCGCTTCCAGCTGATGGTTTTCTTCCTGCTCTGCTCCACCATCTTGCCGAACGGGACAGGCTCCTTCTCGCTGGTTTTTATTACCGACACGCCCCGGCACCGATGCCGGATCACAGAGCTCAACCTCAGCCAGGAGTGGCGAGAGGCAGCAGTCCCTCTGGAG GTTGTGGACGGGGAGCCGCAGCCGAGCAGCTGCCGCCGCTACCGACTGGACTTGCTCCGCAACCTCTCGGCCGGTGGGCTGCTCCCAGGTCTCGACGTGAACCTGA GTAGCCTGGAGCAGGAGGACTGCGTGGACGGGTGGGTTTATGGCACTGAGGTCTACCAGTCCACTGTGGTCTCAGAG TTCGACCAGCCCTTGACCGCCACCATTTTCTTCCTGGGGGTCCTGGTGGGATCCTTTTTCTCAGGAGTGCTTGCTGACAG gTTTGGTCGTAAGATGGTGCTTTTTGCCACCATAATCATTCAGGCCGTGTTCACGTTGGTGCAGATCGCTGCGCCATCCTGGGAGGTGTTCTGCTTGTTTCTCTTCTGCAGCGGCCTTGGCAATATCTCCAACTATGTGTCCTGCTTTATATtgg GCACAGAAATCCTCACGGGCAACGCTCGGGTGATTTACTCGTCGGCTGCTGCATCTCTGGGCTTCACTTTGGGCTACATGACGCTGCCGCTCTTCGCCTACTTCCTCCGGAGCTGGAAGACTCTGTTGCTGGCCATTGGGCTGCCTGGCCTCTTCTACATCCCCCTGTGGTG GGTCCTCCCTGAGTCTCCCATGTGGCTGCTGTCTCAGGGCCGAGTGATGGAGGCAGAGGCCATCGTGAAAAAAGCTGCCAAGATGAACCGACTGGTCGCACCAGAGAAGATCTTTGGCGATTTCGAGTTGAACGCAA ATGAGGAGAGTCCAGTGGAACGCTACACTATTTTGGACCTGGTGACTAAAAGAAGCACGGCCATGACGACCGTCCTCCTTTGCTGGGTGTG GTTCACGCTGAACATCTGCTACTTCGGCCTGTCCCTGAACACGTCACAGCTCCACGCGGATCCGTACATCAGCTGCTTCCTGTCCGCCGTGGTGGAAATGCCGGCGTATGTGAGTTGTAGCTTGGCCATCCGGTACCTGCCGCGACGCCTCGCCGTGGTGGCTGCCTTCCTCACCATGGGCCTGGCATTGCTCTTCATTCAGCTGGTGCCTCAGA GTATTCTGGGTCTGGCCGTAGCCTTGGAGATGTTGGGTAAGTTTGCCGCCACAGCTGGAACGTCACTGCTATATGCCTTCACCGCCGAGCTTTACCCGACGGGCCTGAGGAACACAGCATCCGGGACCTGCGTCATGGTGTCGCGAACAGGAAGCTGCCTTGCGCCTTTTCTCATACAGATGA ACATCTACTTCAAGTATCTGCCGTATATCACCTTGGGCACTCTGGCCATGCTTTCTGTCCTGGCCACGCTCTTCCTGCCAGAGACGTTTAGGCGACCGCTTCCCGGGACCCTTGAACAGATGCAAAAGAGGCAAAg AATCATTTGTCCTGACATCTGCAGACATAAAACCTCCAAATCCATAAATGTCTTTGAAAGACAActgtga